The window GCAATATTTGTCGTTGTGTTACCCCAACGACTCCTCTGACTGTCCCTATACACAGTCCATTTGCCTACATCAACATCTTGCAAATATTGCCAAGCCTCAAAACTAGCTTGTTTGATGGCTCTGAAAGCATTCTTGTACAATATTTGATTTGTTGTTGAACCGACTGTCCAACACAAGTGTTTGAGCGATTTCACTTTAGTGTATTTGCTCAACAAGTTGCTACGAATGTGGCGCAAGCAGTACCTATGTTCCCAACCATATGTTTGAGCACCCATTGCATGTAAGATACCTGCGTGTCGATCAGAGATGACACACAACTTTTCATCTCCAATAACATTTTCTTGGAGCATTTGCAAAAACCAAGACCAACTTTCGTTACTTTCTTCATCAACTAGGGCAAATGCAATATGTAGAATTTGATTGTTAGCATTTTTGGCAACCGCTGTTAACAGTTTACCCTTATAACTACCTTTCAAATGGGTGCCATCGATGCAAATCATTGGAATACACAGTTTAAACGCTTTAATGGCTGGACCGAATGCCCAAAACACAAATTTAAAGGTAGCGAAACCTTCATAAATTTCAGGTCCATTTTCAAACACAACAATTGTGTCTGGATTGGTAGTAACTAATTCATTTATATAATTTGGTAAATGAATAAAGTTACTTTCCCAAGTTCCAAACAATCGTTCGATTGCAATACGCCTAGCGTTCCATGCTTTGCTGTAACGGACATCCACATGCCATGTATTTTTTATGTGGGCTTGGATGTTTTTAACAGGATAAGCAACGTCCACACATATTTGATGTTCAATTTCAGTAGCAATTAAGCTAGCAGTTAAACAACGATTGTTGTTTTCTCATACGTGTCCATAACACGTGTGTTCATCTTTCCATTATGTTATTTTCCATACCTTAGATCGATTGTGAGACGAACCACTAACACTCCAGGCACAATGGTATCTTTCTTGTGGACCCTTAAAACTTGAGCTAGTTGTTCTACAATGTGCTTGCCAATAACTCGGCTTGCTTTGTGTAACAACTAATTCTCTATTATGCTGTATATTCCATTTTCGAACAGCATAAATAAGTTCGGATTTGTTCTGAAACACCATTCCTTTAGAAACAATACCGATCTCCTTATCATAAAAAACCCATGAAGCTTCTTGGTCGTCATCGTATGTAAAACTATTACTACCCTCACCTGAATTAACAAACCCATAACGTGAAACTGGGGCAGGTTCCAATTGTGGTTCCGTTTGCTCCTCTCTACCTTCGTCACCCGAAACATTATCTTCAATGCTATATTCAGAAACTGTATCGTCGGTTGCAGTAGACATACCATCATCGGGGTCTACTACATTTTCTACTTCGTCTCTTCATTCTTGTTCATATTCAACAACTGTTGAATGGAGGTTTGATGTTGATGGACCACCCTCCAAAGTTTGAATAAGATCAATATAACCGGAACCTTGGGTGGTTGAAAAAACTTCCTCAAACTGAATTTCAATTTGAGCCTCGTAATTTGGATCATTCTGAGAAtaaaaatatattgtttccaaAGTGTTATCATCAGTAAGTTCACTTTTCCATTCATTTCCATTGAAAAGAACCCACAAGAACATTCTTAATGTGTGTGATCTTTGACTCACACCTACATAATTATACGCCATTTCGTTTAACTGCATACAACTAACCTTGGTTGTCAACACAAAACTCCTTCTAATCGTTGTGTTATCACCAGTAAGCCAACCATTTTGGAATGAAATTTGCCCTCCCCAAAGAAAATGAACCATGAATGGATGAAGTATAGACATTTTTTTAATTATTGATGTATGAAACTGAATAAGATTAGTTTGAATTGTGTTGTTGGTGTTTAAAACTGACTTTGAAATGCTTGAATTGTGTTCTTGGTGATGTTTGTGTTTCAGTCCATGATAAGGGTGATATAAATAAATGAAAAAAGATGATAAATCAGATTTTGACATGATATGTTAGCAGGTTTCAGTCCATTATTGAGACTAGGGTTGCAGGTTTCAGTCCATAATTGTGACTGGTTATGCAgactgcaaaaccgaagtttgaaacttcgattttgctgaaaagcctgcaaaaccgaa of the Rutidosis leptorrhynchoides isolate AG116_Rl617_1_P2 chromosome 5, CSIRO_AGI_Rlap_v1, whole genome shotgun sequence genome contains:
- the LOC139849596 gene encoding protein FAR1-RELATED SEQUENCE 7-like, encoding MSTATDDTVSEYSIEDNVSGDEGREEQTEPQLEPAPVSRYGFVNSGEGSNSFTYDDDQEASWVFYDKEIGIVSKGMVFQNKSELIYAVRKWNIQHNRELVVTQSKPSYWQAHCRTTSSSFKGPQERYHCAWSVSVTTNPDTIVVFENGPEIYEGFATFKFVFWAFGPAIKAFKLCIPMICIDGTHLKGSYKGKLLTAVAKNANNQILHIAFALVDEESNESWSWFLQMLQENVIGDEKLCVISDRHAGILHAMGAQTYGWEHRYCLRHIRSNLLSKYTKVKSLKHLCWTVGSTTNQILYKNAFRAIKQASFEAWQYLQDVDVGKWTVYRDSQRSRWGNTTTNIAESLNNVFRHARMMSIKACIEYTFDYTRQHFYDQSREARLCNSPLSKYMFNIFNERAKRAQRYKTTCYHEEQGIYKVHSTYQRSGEGGTVYTVEFKRKRCSCGIWQHQRLPCSHAISVCSHLNEDINKQISKKYTTPTWREQYSDHFNPLRDASYWTHIEWKIMADPSRLIKHKGRKQSKRMKNQMDEREKQAPKCGICRTEGHNRNTCPRTRNP